A genome region from Clostridium pasteurianum includes the following:
- a CDS encoding alanine/glycine:cation symporter family protein, whose translation MTFITNALKNVDSFLWGLPMIIVLFGTHIFLTFKTGFIQRKIFKGIKLSVTKDPDGEGDVSQFGALSTALAATVGTGNIIGVSTAITLGGPGAVLWMWLTGIFGIATKYSEALISVKYRVKTKDGTMLGGAMYALDRGLKMKWLGVIFAIFASTAAFGIGCSTQTNSIASTLNDSFGIPAWISGIIITILVATVIIGGVKSITKVCEALVPFMAIFYLVGCFIILVMNVDVLGQTVLTIIKAAFTKQAAGGGFIGSTVAVACRYGAARGLFSNESGMGSAPIVAAAAKTKNPVKQALVSMTGTFWDTVVICLMTGLVIVSSVIKNPNINIKTSSLLTNAAWHQIPVVGSIILSISLSIFAFSTVLGWSYYGERAAEYLFGKKIIKPYRIAWVIAALIGTLMSLDLVWTISDILNALMVIPNVVAMILLRNVIANETKKYADNIDLPSSEKIPLIEEVS comes from the coding sequence ATGACTTTTATTACCAATGCTTTAAAAAATGTAGACAGCTTTTTATGGGGATTGCCTATGATAATTGTACTCTTTGGAACACATATTTTTTTAACCTTTAAAACTGGATTTATTCAAAGAAAAATATTTAAAGGAATAAAATTATCTGTCACCAAAGATCCGGATGGTGAAGGAGATGTTTCACAGTTTGGAGCTCTTAGTACAGCTTTGGCAGCAACAGTCGGAACAGGCAATATAATCGGTGTTTCAACTGCTATAACTTTAGGGGGACCTGGAGCTGTATTATGGATGTGGCTTACAGGTATATTTGGTATAGCTACTAAATATTCTGAAGCACTTATATCTGTAAAATATAGAGTAAAAACCAAAGATGGTACTATGCTTGGCGGCGCTATGTATGCTCTTGACCGAGGACTTAAAATGAAATGGCTTGGAGTGATTTTTGCCATTTTTGCATCAACTGCCGCTTTTGGAATAGGTTGTTCTACTCAAACAAATTCTATTGCTTCAACTTTAAATGACAGTTTCGGTATTCCTGCATGGATTTCAGGTATTATAATTACTATTCTTGTCGCAACTGTAATTATTGGTGGAGTAAAATCTATTACAAAAGTATGCGAAGCTTTAGTACCTTTCATGGCTATATTTTATCTAGTTGGATGTTTTATTATTTTAGTCATGAATGTGGATGTTTTAGGGCAAACCGTTTTAACTATAATTAAAGCTGCTTTTACCAAACAAGCAGCCGGTGGAGGTTTCATAGGCTCTACTGTAGCAGTCGCTTGCCGTTATGGGGCTGCAAGAGGTTTATTTTCAAATGAATCCGGTATGGGCTCTGCACCTATTGTAGCAGCAGCGGCTAAAACTAAAAATCCTGTAAAACAGGCACTTGTATCAATGACAGGTACATTTTGGGATACAGTCGTAATTTGCTTAATGACTGGCCTTGTAATTGTAAGCAGTGTTATTAAAAATCCAAACATTAACATCAAAACTTCATCTTTACTTACAAATGCAGCATGGCATCAAATTCCTGTAGTTGGTTCAATTATATTATCAATTTCTCTTTCAATTTTTGCTTTTTCAACTGTACTGGGCTGGTCTTATTACGGTGAAAGGGCTGCCGAATATCTATTTGGTAAAAAAATTATTAAACCATATAGAATTGCATGGGTAATAGCAGCATTAATAGGAACCCTTATGAGTCTTGACCTCGTATGGACAATTTCGGATATACTAAATGCTTTAATGGTAATTCCAAATGTTGTTGCAATGATTCTTCTTAGAAATGTAATAGCAAATGAAACAAAAAAGTATGCGGACAATATTGATTTACCTTCAAGTGAAAAAATTCCTCTAATTGAAGAAGTGTCTTGA
- a CDS encoding S66 family peptidase, with the protein MENVKKLKKGDSIGIFSPSSPITYTCPKRFQRAKKYLQDKGFKVVEGNLTGKHDFYRSGSIKERAEELNDLIRNPEVKCIMSTIGGMNSNSILPYIDYDEFKRNPKIIIGYSDVTAILLAIYAQTGIKTYYGPALVASFGELSPFVDSTYKYFKDITIDKTRLPYTFEVPKYWTDECIDWETQDRSKEKRENEWITVYGGTAVGRVIGGNLNTIQGIWGSKYMPEIKDGDILFIEDSLKDSATIERSFSFLKINGVLDRISGIILGKHELFDDQKTGRKPYEILLEVLGDKKLPFIADFDCCHTHPMMTLPIGCKIELDATNREVSILQD; encoded by the coding sequence ATGGAAAACGTAAAAAAATTAAAAAAAGGTGATTCTATTGGCATCTTTTCACCATCATCACCTATAACATATACATGCCCTAAAAGATTTCAAAGAGCAAAGAAATATTTGCAAGATAAAGGCTTTAAAGTAGTAGAAGGAAATTTAACAGGAAAACATGATTTCTATAGGTCAGGAAGCATTAAAGAAAGAGCAGAGGAATTAAATGATTTAATTAGAAATCCTGAAGTAAAGTGTATCATGTCTACAATTGGGGGTATGAATTCAAATTCAATTCTTCCATATATAGATTATGATGAATTTAAAAGAAATCCTAAAATAATAATAGGCTATTCTGATGTTACAGCAATTTTACTTGCGATATATGCACAAACGGGCATAAAGACTTATTATGGACCTGCATTAGTAGCTTCATTTGGAGAATTATCACCATTTGTTGATTCTACATATAAATATTTTAAAGATATTACAATAGATAAAACAAGACTTCCTTATACTTTTGAAGTTCCTAAATATTGGACAGATGAATGTATTGATTGGGAAACACAAGATAGAAGTAAAGAAAAAAGAGAAAATGAATGGATTACAGTTTATGGAGGTACTGCTGTAGGCAGAGTAATAGGTGGCAACCTAAATACAATACAAGGAATATGGGGAAGTAAATATATGCCTGAAATAAAAGATGGCGATATACTTTTTATAGAAGATTCCTTAAAAGATTCAGCAACAATAGAAAGAAGTTTTTCTTTTTTAAAAATAAATGGCGTTTTAGATAGGATTTCAGGAATAATTTTGGGAAAACATGAACTATTTGATGACCAAAAGACAGGGAGAAAACCATATGAAATATTATTGGAAGTATTAGGAGATAAGAAATTACCATTTATTGCAGATTTCGATTGCTGTCATACACATCCCATGATGACCTTACCAATAGGATGTAAAATTGAACTTGATGCTACAAACAGGGAAGTATCAATTCTACAGGATTGA
- a CDS encoding DUF4867 family protein, with product MEICIKDLKDVTIDGVKFSFRENCEVYKEKYFQWTGLPVVTEFKTNNIMQGILQGWHHTPEFDAIEYHEDKELFYFLEGTSLMLFVDIKNGATVMDTVQIVRIPAGTELEIAPGKGHFVPVAEDERFSAIVVSPVQDAPRLQLGEKVIGK from the coding sequence ATGGAAATATGTATAAAGGATTTAAAAGATGTAACAATTGACGGTGTGAAATTCTCATTTAGAGAAAATTGCGAGGTATACAAAGAAAAATATTTTCAGTGGACAGGATTACCAGTAGTTACGGAATTTAAAACTAATAATATTATGCAAGGTATTTTACAAGGTTGGCATCATACCCCAGAATTTGATGCAATTGAGTATCATGAGGATAAAGAATTATTTTATTTTTTAGAAGGAACATCATTAATGTTGTTTGTTGATATTAAGAATGGAGCGACTGTAATGGATACAGTACAGATTGTACGTATTCCAGCAGGAACGGAATTAGAAATTGCTCCAGGAAAAGGTCATTTTGTTCCGGTTGCAGAGGATGAAAGATTTAGTGCAATAGTAGTTTCTCCAGTTCAAGATGCTCCTAGATTACAATTAGGCGAAAAAGTTATTGGAAAATAA
- a CDS encoding SDR family NAD(P)-dependent oxidoreductase, producing MKNLLITGGSRGLGRELINVYYANGYNVFTVVRKQEDGQKLSKEFANHFTPIVANLVDDNCIDIIKDILTRSINHLDILINNAGIPGRAYKIADVTSTEMKSLFDIHCLAIIRTTQATLNLLRNSQKPKIVNITSRLGSLSAMSSGEFDGREFSYSYRIAKASQNMLSICLKQEFKTCNINVISIHPGRMQTQSGSSDADSSPLKSAENIYKWVQNDNLNKEGTFTEPYERDWNW from the coding sequence ATGAAAAATCTACTAATTACAGGTGGATCAAGAGGCCTTGGTAGAGAATTGATAAATGTTTATTATGCAAATGGATATAATGTTTTTACTGTTGTTAGAAAGCAAGAAGATGGTCAGAAACTAAGTAAAGAGTTTGCTAATCATTTTACTCCAATTGTGGCAAACTTAGTAGATGATAATTGTATTGATATAATTAAGGATATTTTAACTAGAAGTATAAATCATCTTGATATTTTAATTAATAATGCAGGTATCCCAGGAAGGGCTTATAAAATTGCAGATGTAACTTCAACAGAAATGAAATCCTTATTTGATATCCATTGCCTTGCAATAATTAGAACTACTCAGGCAACATTAAATTTATTAAGAAATTCTCAAAAGCCTAAAATAGTTAATATCACATCAAGATTAGGTTCATTAAGTGCAATGTCATCAGGAGAATTTGATGGGCGTGAATTTTCTTACTCTTATCGGATTGCAAAAGCATCTCAAAATATGCTAAGTATCTGCTTAAAACAAGAATTCAAAACATGCAATATTAATGTTATTTCAATTCATCCTGGAAGAATGCAAACGCAATCGGGGTCATCTGATGCTGATTCAAGTCCACTTAAATCAGCTGAAAATATATATAAATGGGTTCAAAATGATAATCTTAATAAAGAGGGAACATTTACAGAGCCATACGAAAGAGACTGGAATTGGTAA
- the glmS gene encoding glutamine--fructose-6-phosphate transaminase (isomerizing), whose product MCGIVGYVGNREATPLLIEGLKKLEYRGYDSAGVAVIDKDDKLGVVKVKGRLINLEEKLKINGLSGVVGIGHTRWATHGAPSELNSHPHLNAKKTIAVVHNGIIENYMELRKWLGEKGYKFITDTDTEVVPHLIDYYYKGDLVEAVMQAVKKLRGSYALGVVSTEDPDKLVAVRKDSPLIVGLKKGGNFIASDIPAVLNETRDVYFLEDNEIVVLTKDSVKILSKDGKEVKRDVYHVTWNADAAEKGGYDHFMLKEIFEQPKVTKATMTSRIALGKDIVLDKINLTTEQIKSFSKIYIVACGTAYHAGLVGKYAIEKFAKIPVEVDIASEFRYRDPLIDEKTLMIVISQSGETADTLAAMRLAKDKGARVIAVTNVVGSTVSREAHDVLYTWAGPEIAVASTKAYTTQLVAMYIIALYLAQHMGTLPKDEIEELKKGLLELPEKEEEILKKTEIIKKYAEKVAKENDVFYLGRGFDYAVAMEGSLKLKEISYIHSEAYAGGELKHGPIALIEDGTVVIALAVQESLFEKMVSNIKEVKTRGAYVLSVAMEGNDPIEDTSDGVIYLPRVNPMLAPIMTVIPLQLLAYYIAIIKGCDVDKPRNLAKSVTVE is encoded by the coding sequence ATGTGCGGAATAGTTGGATATGTAGGAAATAGAGAGGCAACACCTCTTCTTATTGAAGGACTCAAAAAATTAGAGTATAGAGGATATGACTCTGCTGGAGTTGCTGTTATTGATAAGGATGACAAATTAGGAGTAGTTAAAGTTAAAGGCAGACTTATTAACTTAGAAGAGAAACTTAAAATAAATGGACTAAGTGGGGTTGTAGGAATTGGACATACAAGATGGGCAACACATGGTGCACCATCTGAGTTAAATTCACATCCACATTTAAATGCTAAGAAAACTATAGCTGTTGTTCATAATGGAATAATTGAAAATTACATGGAGCTTAGAAAATGGCTCGGTGAAAAAGGATATAAATTTATAACAGATACAGATACAGAAGTAGTACCTCATTTAATAGATTATTACTACAAAGGTGACCTTGTTGAAGCAGTTATGCAGGCTGTAAAGAAGTTAAGAGGAAGTTATGCACTTGGTGTAGTTTCAACTGAAGATCCTGATAAACTTGTAGCTGTAAGAAAGGATAGCCCACTTATAGTTGGACTTAAGAAGGGTGGAAATTTTATAGCTTCAGATATACCAGCTGTCCTAAATGAGACAAGAGATGTATATTTTCTTGAGGATAACGAAATTGTAGTTTTAACAAAGGATTCAGTAAAAATATTATCAAAAGATGGAAAAGAAGTTAAAAGAGACGTATATCATGTAACATGGAATGCTGATGCAGCTGAAAAGGGCGGATATGATCATTTCATGCTAAAAGAAATATTTGAACAACCTAAGGTTACAAAAGCCACTATGACTTCAAGAATAGCTTTAGGTAAAGATATAGTCTTAGATAAAATAAATCTTACAACAGAGCAAATTAAAAGCTTTAGTAAGATATATATAGTAGCATGTGGAACTGCATATCATGCAGGGCTTGTTGGGAAATATGCTATAGAAAAATTTGCAAAGATTCCTGTGGAAGTTGATATAGCTTCAGAATTTAGATATAGAGATCCACTTATAGATGAAAAAACTCTTATGATTGTTATAAGTCAATCAGGAGAAACAGCAGATACACTTGCAGCAATGAGACTTGCAAAGGATAAGGGAGCAAGAGTCATAGCTGTAACAAATGTTGTTGGTAGTACAGTTTCAAGAGAAGCACATGATGTACTTTATACATGGGCAGGTCCTGAAATAGCTGTTGCATCAACAAAGGCATATACAACTCAGCTTGTAGCAATGTATATAATAGCTCTTTATCTTGCACAGCACATGGGAACATTGCCAAAGGATGAAATAGAGGAGTTAAAGAAAGGATTGCTTGAGCTTCCAGAGAAAGAAGAAGAAATATTAAAGAAAACTGAAATAATTAAAAAATATGCTGAAAAGGTAGCTAAAGAAAATGATGTGTTCTATCTTGGGCGTGGTTTTGATTATGCAGTTGCAATGGAAGGTTCATTAAAGCTTAAAGAAATATCTTACATCCATTCAGAGGCATATGCAGGCGGAGAATTAAAACATGGTCCTATTGCTCTTATTGAGGATGGAACTGTTGTAATAGCACTTGCAGTTCAGGAAAGTTTATTTGAAAAGATGGTAAGTAATATAAAGGAAGTTAAGACAAGAGGAGCATATGTACTCTCAGTTGCTATGGAAGGAAATGATCCAATAGAGGATACATCAGATGGAGTTATATATCTTCCAAGAGTAAATCCTATGCTTGCACCGATTATGACTGTAATACCGCTCCAACTTTTAGCATATTATATTGCAATAATAAAGGGATGCGATGTTGACAAGCCAAGGAATTTGGCAAAATCTGTAACTGTTGAATAA
- a CDS encoding HAD family hydrolase — translation MNNKSVIFDMDGVIVDTEPIYRKLNNKIYKNLGIEITSEEQNGFAGTTPNDKWTSLKKKFNLKQSVKELTTSSSGVKYDYLANDENEIPLVVGVDKLIRKLKNDGFTIAVASSSPKRNVEIILKRTNLIEYFDYIVSGSEVKKGKPNPEIFLKASDSLNADVCDCTVIEDSGNGVKAAKSAKMKCVGFRNLNSGIQSIENADIIIDCYNEQNINKIIKLALK, via the coding sequence ATGAATAATAAGTCAGTAATATTTGATATGGACGGAGTAATTGTCGATACGGAGCCAATATATAGAAAGTTGAATAATAAAATATATAAGAACTTAGGAATTGAAATCACTAGTGAAGAACAGAACGGTTTTGCAGGAACAACACCTAATGATAAGTGGACATCATTAAAGAAAAAGTTTAATCTCAAACAATCTGTTAAGGAATTAACAACTAGTTCTTCTGGTGTGAAGTATGATTATTTGGCTAATGATGAAAATGAAATACCATTAGTTGTAGGAGTAGATAAACTTATTCGTAAATTAAAAAATGATGGATTCACAATTGCTGTTGCATCCTCATCACCTAAAAGAAATGTTGAAATTATACTTAAAAGAACGAATCTTATTGAATATTTTGATTATATAGTAAGTGGAAGTGAAGTAAAAAAAGGAAAACCTAATCCGGAAATATTTTTAAAAGCATCAGATTCTTTAAATGCAGATGTTTGTGATTGCACGGTTATAGAGGATTCAGGTAATGGAGTTAAGGCTGCTAAAAGTGCAAAAATGAAATGTGTTGGATTTAGAAATTTAAATTCGGGAATTCAAAGTATAGAAAATGCCGATATAATTATAGACTGTTATAATGAGCAGAATATAAATAAAATCATTAAGTTAGCTTTAAAATAG
- a CDS encoding GNAT family N-acetyltransferase, which translates to MLKGNYVKIEEAKGVEREYVITDKFGITIGRIFILDISKVDKFCLFRIKFYKQGEDIYAYVKDSLHTFVNSLFKVNVVNKVSVIIDEEIDTQPFVDLGFILEGIINKSIIEKSIYKDEFIFGIDYKRYNSGRINVVKLYGKNINLKVLTPEDANDMTCYYIKNKEHLKKFEPEREESFYTFEVQKQILMENYKQFLNGEGINFGIYKANDLIGKIQISGIMYGVFKSAIIGYSMDKDYQGRGYMKESVSLVEDYAFNVMKLHRIEASTLVDNLRSQNVLIGCEFEKLGVNKNYLFINGKWQDHITFYKVNKK; encoded by the coding sequence ATGCTAAAGGGTAATTATGTGAAAATTGAAGAGGCAAAAGGCGTAGAAAGAGAATATGTTATAACTGATAAATTTGGTATAACCATAGGAAGAATATTTATATTAGACATAAGTAAGGTTGATAAGTTTTGTCTTTTTAGAATTAAGTTTTATAAACAAGGTGAAGATATATATGCATATGTTAAGGACTCACTGCATACTTTTGTTAATTCCTTATTTAAAGTTAATGTGGTTAATAAGGTTAGCGTGATTATTGATGAAGAAATAGATACACAGCCATTTGTTGATTTAGGTTTTATTTTAGAAGGAATTATAAATAAAAGTATAATTGAAAAAAGTATATATAAGGATGAGTTTATATTTGGTATTGATTATAAAAGGTATAACAGTGGTAGAATAAATGTAGTTAAGCTTTATGGAAAGAATATAAATCTTAAAGTGTTAACACCTGAAGATGCTAATGATATGACTTGTTATTATATAAAAAATAAAGAACATTTGAAAAAGTTTGAGCCTGAGCGAGAAGAAAGCTTTTATACTTTTGAGGTTCAAAAACAAATACTTATGGAAAACTATAAACAATTTTTAAATGGTGAAGGCATAAACTTTGGAATATACAAAGCAAATGATTTAATTGGTAAAATTCAAATATCAGGTATAATGTACGGGGTATTTAAAAGTGCAATAATAGGTTACTCCATGGATAAGGATTATCAAGGAAGAGGATATATGAAGGAATCAGTAAGCCTTGTGGAAGATTACGCTTTTAATGTTATGAAACTTCATAGAATAGAAGCCTCAACCTTAGTAGATAATTTAAGATCTCAAAATGTTCTTATAGGATGTGAATTTGAGAAACTTGGTGTAAATAAAAATTATTTGTTTATTAATGGAAAATGGCAGGATCATATAACATTTTATAAGGTTAATAAAAAATAG
- a CDS encoding class I SAM-dependent methyltransferase — MNKKNLSKLTLLLSGIKNRFLENEAIFKEISVTYTSGLNHFTGKGTYNDNHKLLFNFGGKTDFYTIDNLLKKIIDHSMSYDSLEFIYSERGTNVLITADNKDINIRNINIAEENSEVIKTSTSLNRNYLIKVGPGNNLLKAIGIMSKDNKIKNDKIRKYNQIDHFIELIEKTLDSIPKNKSITILDCGCGKSYLTFALNYFLTEVKKVKCNFIGIDASDSVIKKSNSIAKELGYRNMDFYTMDIKDYVPDKKINMIISLEAPDTSTDMALALGIKLNADALIAVPCCNKEMLSQYSYEPFKDITKYGVFKSKLSDVLTNGMRCLMLEAKGYNVSAVEYISPLETPNNLLIKAIKTCDYSDTAMDSYLKLMADLNTYPALYDFLQTYN, encoded by the coding sequence ATGAACAAAAAAAATTTATCAAAATTAACTCTACTTTTATCAGGAATAAAAAATAGATTCCTTGAAAATGAAGCTATCTTCAAGGAAATTTCTGTAACATATACATCCGGTCTTAACCACTTTACGGGAAAAGGAACTTATAATGATAATCATAAGCTTTTATTTAATTTTGGCGGTAAAACAGATTTTTATACAATTGATAACCTGCTCAAAAAAATAATTGACCATTCTATGTCTTATGACTCTTTAGAATTTATATACAGCGAGCGAGGAACAAATGTTTTAATAACAGCTGATAATAAAGATATAAATATTAGAAACATAAATATAGCCGAAGAAAATAGTGAAGTTATAAAAACTTCCACTTCATTGAATAGAAATTATCTCATAAAGGTTGGTCCTGGCAATAATTTACTTAAGGCTATTGGTATAATGTCAAAAGACAATAAAATAAAAAATGATAAGATACGAAAATATAATCAAATAGATCATTTTATTGAACTAATAGAAAAAACATTGGATTCTATACCGAAAAATAAAAGTATAACCATACTTGACTGTGGATGTGGAAAATCTTATCTTACTTTTGCTCTTAATTATTTCCTCACTGAGGTCAAAAAAGTAAAATGTAATTTTATTGGTATAGATGCATCAGATTCTGTTATAAAAAAATCAAACTCTATTGCAAAAGAACTTGGATATAGAAATATGGACTTTTACACCATGGATATAAAAGATTATGTCCCTGACAAAAAAATAAACATGATTATATCACTCGAAGCCCCTGATACTTCTACAGACATGGCTCTTGCTCTTGGCATAAAGTTAAATGCTGATGCACTTATTGCAGTACCTTGCTGTAACAAAGAAATGCTTAGTCAATATTCTTATGAACCGTTTAAAGATATAACAAAATATGGAGTTTTCAAATCAAAACTCTCAGATGTATTAACAAATGGAATGAGATGTTTAATGCTTGAAGCCAAAGGTTACAATGTTTCTGCTGTAGAATATATTTCTCCACTTGAAACTCCAAATAACTTGCTCATTAAAGCTATAAAAACATGTGATTATAGCGATACGGCAATGGATTCTTACTTGAAATTAATGGCTGATCTAAATACATATCCTGCGCTGTATGATTTTTTACAAACATATAACTAA
- a CDS encoding DUF4230 domain-containing protein, with protein MKITIRKKTLLIIMLICIVIGFFAAYKFFNRNSNSSSKPWTVANANDISKKFISKETLIKKIEQKQKLITTEVEISEKVTIDNSWGNLDVFKKIQNISFTGTGIYAVDLSNLKNSNLSINNETKIITLKISKPQIEAINIDDDKTEYQTDNGLLRFGEIKLTPEEHEAIMENVKKDMNKKMMENDYYSKATSNSKKSIRDMIKSILGKEFNYSLTIDFTK; from the coding sequence TTGAAAATAACAATACGAAAGAAAACGCTTCTCATAATAATGCTTATATGTATAGTTATTGGTTTTTTTGCTGCATACAAATTTTTTAATAGAAATTCAAATTCTTCGTCCAAGCCATGGACTGTAGCAAATGCAAATGATATTTCAAAAAAATTCATAAGCAAAGAAACCCTTATAAAAAAAATAGAACAGAAGCAAAAACTTATAACAACAGAAGTTGAAATAAGTGAAAAAGTAACTATTGATAATAGTTGGGGAAATCTTGATGTCTTTAAGAAAATACAAAATATCTCTTTCACCGGAACGGGCATCTATGCTGTTGATCTATCAAATTTAAAAAACAGTAATTTAAGTATAAATAATGAAACAAAAATTATAACACTTAAAATATCAAAACCTCAAATAGAGGCAATAAATATAGATGATGATAAAACGGAATATCAAACAGACAATGGACTTTTAAGATTTGGAGAAATAAAATTAACTCCTGAAGAACATGAAGCTATTATGGAAAATGTAAAAAAAGATATGAACAAAAAAATGATGGAAAATGATTACTATAGTAAGGCTACTTCTAATTCAAAAAAATCCATAAGAGATATGATAAAATCCATACTTGGAAAAGAATTTAATTATTCATTAACTATAGATTTCACAAAATAA
- a CDS encoding hydrolase, with the protein MTNKRNKIVPEVKGTLRSHMIELPKVISNATGIRVFGKRLKSFVFSTDVAVIKNTNADAVIAVYPFTPQPVITSALILAADVPVFCGIGGGLTMGKRVVNLALDAEFKGAMGVVVNSPTPNDIVREIRETIDIPIVVTVVSEYEDVQARIDAGATILNVSGAKRTSYIVKSIRDKFSDIPIIATGGNNEESITETIEAGANAITYTPPTPGEIFSDTMKKYRNKFDGNE; encoded by the coding sequence ATGACTAATAAGAGAAATAAGATTGTGCCTGAAGTAAAGGGGACACTCAGGAGCCATATGATTGAGCTTCCAAAGGTTATAAGCAATGCAACCGGCATAAGGGTTTTTGGTAAAAGACTTAAATCATTTGTTTTTTCAACAGATGTTGCAGTTATAAAAAATACGAATGCAGATGCTGTAATTGCAGTATATCCTTTTACTCCTCAGCCAGTTATTACATCTGCTCTTATCCTTGCAGCAGATGTCCCAGTATTTTGTGGCATAGGTGGTGGACTTACAATGGGTAAAAGAGTTGTAAATCTGGCTTTAGATGCTGAATTCAAAGGGGCTATGGGTGTTGTGGTTAATAGTCCTACTCCTAATGATATTGTTAGAGAAATTAGAGAAACTATAGATATTCCTATAGTTGTTACTGTTGTTTCTGAATATGAAGATGTTCAAGCAAGAATAGACGCTGGTGCAACAATTTTAAATGTATCAGGTGCTAAAAGGACATCATATATAGTAAAAAGCATAAGAGATAAGTTTTCTGATATACCTATTATAGCAACCGGCGGAAATAATGAGGAGTCTATTACGGAGACTATAGAAGCTGGAGCTAATGCGATAACATATACTCCTCCAACTCCGGGAGAAATATTCAGTGATACTATGAAAAAGTATAGAAATAAATTTGATGGTAATGAATGA
- a CDS encoding ABC transporter ATP-binding protein, translating into MSNVLEVKDLYKTLNKKEIIKGISFSIKEGEILGFLGPNGAGKTTTIKMIVGLIKPDKGTITISGHDITKETEAALSSVGAVVENPELYGYLTGRQNLEQTARFYKNITKDDIDHIGNVIGLTIHLDEKVKKYSLGMKQRLGLGVALLSKPKLLILDEPTNGLDPTGIIEFRELLKKEAKENKMAIFISSHILSEIEHVCDKVAFINNGIIKSFEELNSNSNKNKKETSTEKVVIMTKEKDKCNAALKEIPFVIDFKLSDVSGTVATFDVTAKSDSVPDITSSLAEKKIRIEQIYKKQQNLEDRYMELVNGGKNNVESH; encoded by the coding sequence ATGTCAAATGTACTTGAGGTAAAAGACTTATACAAAACTCTAAACAAGAAAGAAATAATAAAAGGTATAAGTTTCTCTATAAAAGAGGGAGAAATCTTGGGATTCTTAGGACCAAACGGTGCTGGTAAAACAACTACAATAAAAATGATTGTAGGTCTTATAAAGCCGGACAAAGGTACTATAACAATTTCAGGTCACGACATAACTAAAGAAACAGAAGCAGCTCTTTCTTCTGTAGGAGCTGTTGTTGAAAATCCAGAATTATACGGCTATCTTACTGGAAGGCAAAACTTAGAACAAACTGCTAGATTCTACAAAAACATAACAAAGGATGATATTGACCACATAGGAAATGTCATAGGATTAACTATTCATCTTGATGAAAAAGTAAAAAAGTACTCTTTGGGTATGAAACAGCGTTTAGGTCTTGGAGTGGCTTTATTAAGCAAACCAAAACTTTTAATATTAGATGAACCTACAAATGGTCTTGATCCTACTGGAATCATAGAATTTAGAGAACTATTAAAAAAAGAAGCTAAAGAAAATAAAATGGCTATTTTTATTTCCTCACATATTCTTTCTGAAATAGAACATGTTTGCGATAAAGTAGCATTTATAAATAACGGCATAATCAAATCTTTTGAGGAACTAAATAGTAATTCTAATAAAAATAAAAAAGAAACTTCAACTGAAAAAGTAGTTATAATGACAAAAGAAAAAGATAAATGTAATGCCGCTTTAAAGGAAATTCCATTTGTTATTGATTTTAAATTATCTGATGTCAGCGGTACAGTTGCTACCTTTGATGTAACAGCTAAATCTGATTCAGTTCCTGACATAACATCAAGCTTAGCAGAAAAGAAAATCAGGATAGAACAAATTTACAAAAAGCAGCAAAATCTTGAAGATAGATATATGGAACTTGTAAATGGAGGAAAGAATAATGTGGAATCTCATTAA